A DNA window from Anastrepha ludens isolate Willacy chromosome 6, idAnaLude1.1, whole genome shotgun sequence contains the following coding sequences:
- the LOC128868068 gene encoding uncharacterized protein LOC128868068, protein MPEKEIKFLFVRKMKISSIAFAIHVTILANLFAWSAAKQPPDSCRSLENTIWVHLCRGTVSQEIKIKYKDQLTSIGTPFKVLFLPLDRNSLMVSFFTSKIQNCPVIKIKANVSMVCNGINITPKQQMVYCFNFNLQYISDLIKLCYDQEDNLSMAPRNMKFGVLHYSHIPPLQSVQVRFDGRNKYILLLISAVLGRAM, encoded by the coding sequence ATGCcagagaaagaaataaaatttctgtttgTACGTAAAATGAAAATCTCATCTATAGCGTTCGCAATTCACGTTACAATTCTCGCGAATCTCTTTGCTTGGAGTGCTGCCAAACAGCCACCAGATAGCTGTAGATCTTTGGAAAATACCATTTGGGTGCATTTGTGCAGGGGAACTGTATCGCAGGAGattaaaatcaaatacaaaGATCAGCTAACCAGTATTGGAACGCCATTCAAAGTTCTGTTTCTTCCCCTAGATAGAAACTCACTTATGGTGAGTTTCTTTACctccaaaatacaaaattgtccCGTCATAAAGATAAAGGCAAATGTGAGTATGGTGTGCAATGGTATCAATATTACTCCAAAACAACAAATGGTCTACTGTTTCAACTTCAATCTGCAATATATTAGTGATTTAATCAAATTGTGTTACGACCAGGAGGATAATTTATCAATGGCCCCGCGGAACATGAAATTCGGGGTATTACATTACAGTCATATACCACCTCTACAATCGGTGCAAGTGCGTTTCGATgggagaaataaatatattttgcttcTAATCTCAGCCGTGTTAGGCAGAgcgatgtaa